The sequence below is a genomic window from Phoenix dactylifera cultivar Barhee BC4 chromosome 8, palm_55x_up_171113_PBpolish2nd_filt_p, whole genome shotgun sequence.
CAAATAAGCTGTAACTCGGTGTTTGGAAACGATTACCAGGAGAAAAAACAAGATGAGAAGAGATGCATACCCTTCTCTTGGTAAGAAAGGAGACAGATCTTGTGAGGTCATTCATTTGGAAAAGAGTGACTCCTGCATTACTTGAGCATGACTAATGCATTTTTGTTTTGATGAAGTATCAATGAAGAAATATGTATCACCTCTTAAAACATGactattttaattattaaatgTTTTTCTCATCCTTATTAGTAGATAATTTTCAGGTGGTTTGATATGAGAATTCGACGATGCAGCTTCgtggattaaacaacattaGCCAATTGTTGCAAAATCATATGGAACAAATGCTCCTATCAAGCAACAAAGCCTCATGAGGAGTGCTATTGATATAATTGCGTGTTCAATTCTTCTTGTTTTGAATACCTAAAACATAGAAGTACCGATTTCTGCACATAACTATGActgcattttattttttattttttgttaagttggaCAAAATTCAATACTAAAGCCTATGATATACTAGAGGAAATCAAATTAATCATTGAACATGATAGAAAATAATAGTTTGAGGGTGCATGTCATTTGCAACATTATCCAGCTCCTCTTCTCTATATTGATGGCTGTAGTTACGCTATTAAAATTCTATCGACAACAAATATTGTCTATTTCTTGGATTAAGAATAATGTGGTTTATTTATAAATTACATGAAgagtataaaaaaaaatagttgtgttttctttgaaacctTTCCCTATATTATAGAAGGGTGTCCATCCACTACATGGAGCACCTAATTTAGCAACAAATCATAGAGAAACTGTAATCTCAATAGATAAAGTAACTACTAATTATTTTAGAGAAGTTAGATTATCTATATTATCATTTGGCataaataatcaaatttaataagaagaaaaattttaaatattcaaaaaatataGAAGAGCAGCAATGTGAACAATTAAAAGTTAGTTTAGGATAAGTATAGCtgtaagtttttcttttctttttaataaagaaagatgattcaaaaattatattgaaCCAAAGGTCACAAACAAACAAAAGCTATTGAAAAATTAgtaaaattgaaaataaattgaaGCAATAGaagatgtatttcaatttaCATAAAACATTAAATTTTTAAACCCAAATTTCAAATATGCATTGAATATGAAAGTTATTCAAGTAGAGACGTGTATATATTAGAAGAATAATGAATGCATATTGTAGTCTCAATGACACAATATTTTCAATTTGAACTTGCTCAATCATATAAATtcttaaatttttcaaccatacaAATTATGTTCAAATCTAGGGGTGGAAATAAATCAAGCCAGGTGAGGTGTGGTTCAAGCTAGAATAGGTTTGGTACATAAACTCAGCTATCTACGCCAAATCTATTTATAATTGAGCTAAAAAGAATAAACCATAACCAACTTGTTTATTTTTGATAGACCCGATATCTAAGGCACCAACCAATTAGTGCTTCAATTGTCAAATGCACACAATGGTAAATGGAAATAGAATAGAGTCAAAAATAGGGAATCAAAGATTCTATATTCAAATAAagtataaaaattaaataaattttttttgtagaGAACAAAATATATAAATCCTAAATATTTTCCTTCCATTTTTCTCTATGTTATATCTTATTCATTCTTTTAACAACAATTAGTAATATGAACAACCTATCAAGCTAAATCAGTCCTTTATTAGGCCATGGCTCACTGCCCAATCATCAATATCCTAAAGTTTGTGGATTGATTTTAAGAATATGATTAACCTATGGTGACCCATCGAGTTGGAGGACCAAATTCATGCATGACCAACTTATAATTGATTCATCTAGAATAACCTAAAcctaacccaattataaagGACCCTTGTGAAAACTTATTTATTTTGTGAGTTTGGGTAGGTTTGGTAGGTCCAAGTCAAAAATAGCTATTCAAATGTCATGAATTCTCATTGTATTTTTAATTTAGAAAATAAATCTAAATATATCACCATCATATTTAAGACGTCTCATAATTTCTTTTTGTGAAGAAATATGTACGTATCTGATatctcttgattctttttaAAAAGTGAAATATTTCACCTTTGGAATTTGAATTTAATTAGAAACTCACCTATTTTGTTTAGAAAAGGCAATAATTGTTCTCTATccatattatatataaaaaaataaagatatcacCTTCTGGATTCAAAATGAGGATCTCTTTCTaaaaatgaaaacaaggatGTGAGGCTTTTTGGCTAGACCTATAGAGAAGAATTTTCTGCATATATGTATCCTTATAATCTCCCATAttgcatattttattttcacAAACATGTTGTTTACATATATACCCTTACAAAGCTTATCttttttgcatacatatcctgaCAATTAACTTTGTACCACAGCCATTTACCTGTTAGATGACCAAATTACCTACCAACGAGTTGCAAGGGTTTATGATTTGAGCTATGATTTGGCCGACCTCCAagtcatttttttctcttttatcctaaaaaatatcaaattaaaaattaaaaaaaaaaatgacatatTTAAAGAGAGGCGAAGATGGGGTATCAGTTGGGCCCTTAGTGGGAGCAACTTGAAGgcaaagaaggaggaagaggaggagatgagAGGTAGTAAAGACTAAGAAAAAGAGCACCTAGCCCCATGGTGATGTCCCTTTTTTAAGATATGTTGTAAGATctagaataagaaaccaatatTATCAACCATAAGTATCACATCATCATCCTTTAGGACGACAAAGTCCTGATAGAGTATGCCCTTGaggtcaaaaagttttaagctTTGGTAGTAACAGAAAGGGGGGGAGGAGGGTTCAAAAAAGAGGAGCGAGGGGGAGGAGGGTTCAGATTAGGTAAGAGGAAAAGTGAGGCCTCAGTTAGTTGAGCTAGTTTGTACATGCCATGAGGACTAGTCCAATCTCATAGTGACACCACAAGTCATTTTGTCAAAAAAGGCCATGTTTGCATTGGCGGTAGAAATGAAGAAGGGATTGGCGATGGCAATGAAGGATGGAGAGAGGAATTTGATGGTAACCATGACCAAGGCATGGCTAAGGAGATGAGGGTTAGGGCACTAGTGaagaaaggggaaaaagaaaaagaacaaataaTAGAGTGGAATCTTCAAGGAATTTCGGTCATTTGAATAAAAATATAGTTTTAATTGAAGGCTGGTGTAGTTAGACTAAAATTATACAAGTGACTACAAAAACAAGTGTATTGTTGCAAAAAAGTAGGCTTTGTAAATGTATATatacaaataaaattttatgaggTTAAATATACAATATGAAAAATGTAAgggtatatatattaaaaactcagaagttttttttttttttttttgtgagaacTATGATTCAGTAAAGTTGGACAAAATTGGGTACGGGTAAGATTAAACATAGGTAGGTCTTTTTTAGCAATGCAAGAAACTTTGTTGAATCTTCAAATTGGTTATCTTGATTTATTAGTGATATGTAAAAGTTTATCCCTAATAGAAATTAACCTTAGACTCAAGTTGCTTGATCGCAAGATCTGACATAGGTTAGAATTTATTTTAATACTATAggcataattttaaaaaatttgttcatagaaaatgtaaaattaattgattttgtGTAAATAATTGTCTAGTTGCCATTTCATCATTCTGTAAGGAttcctttaaaaataaattgataatttataaaatctaaaaaagtaATTCCTTATAAGACTCAAAAAAACTATTTTACATAAAATGAAATCTTATGCTATTTGTTTTAGTACAAATATTGATAGATAATCAGACATCACATCTAGTGCTATTATAACCTATTAGTAACCTTAAAAAATGTTAAGTTTATGAATTTACTTAGTGTATGATAGTTGGCTTGATGTTAACTAGTTGTGAGGGTGTATGTCAAACATTGTAGACCTTACATATTCAACTATGCTTCaacatagaaaaataaataattagacTATTGTTGTCAAACATATCACAACTTCTAATTAtgatatgcatttatttattttgtacaaAAAAAAGATTAAGTTCTTCGTAGGATAAACTTCAATGCAATCAAACAGTAAAATGTGGTTAGCTCCTTCAAGTTATTATGCCAGCAGAAGTTTTAATTAGTAGATAATGCTCCCCCAGTAACCCAACCAGGAGCTCTATTTTTTTTGCAATACATCTATGATGCATCAAAGCTCAAAATAGAGGGTAAAAGTTGGCATATTCAGGAAGAATGGGGTGATAAGGGATTGGATCCTTTCTATCTCATCtagtagaaaaaaaataaaaaacatttcACTTATTTTGTCTACTATATTAcctataaatcaaaatttattaaTGACTAATATATCATTAAACTATAATCTTGAGCTAACTTTTCTATAGGCATTACATATAATAAGATACTTTGCTTTCCTTTCAATGTAGCAAATAATACTCTATAAGTAACATGCTGccacttttaaaaattttcctatatatatattgttcatTGCTTGACTTGAACTAATTTAGAAGAATTAGATTATTATGTTTCTATTTCtctttcaaagaaaatataaatctttGTCTTTTAGATGAAGTGGtagttattttttgaatttttatcgttgcatttatgtatgcagaagaCACTAACAATTGGGATaaaaatgtgattagaaaaattTATAGTGTAAGTCACTAAAATTAGCTTGATTTCTTGATTCACGTTATagcttttaaataaattaaccaCTAATTAACCATAAAAGGCTGATCCAGAACCTAAGTTAGTATCTTGTTGATCGTGAAGCAAAAAAGATTGCTTGACTTTTCCTCAACTTAACTATAGCAATTCCATGAAACTTTCCTTtacatttaatttctgaaagcaCTTCAACATTTGCAACTTTTTGTGGATCCCATCACAAATACTTCTAGTATGACCTGTTATTTTTTATCAGAACAAGTTAGCCTGGTTTTGATCAGGTCTAGTCAACTTCCACCATCGTAGTACATAGAGTTATTtttgcaataaaaaaaattgatctgAAATGCCTAAAAGTTTTTGGTTAAACCACTTTAGTCTTTCGAGACACTTAGATTGCAACAAGCATGCCCAAGACGAATCAAAATAATGGATCCTCATCCAATCAGGTCATTGGAATCGGGACTGGAACTGGGCATACAAGTAGTGAATATTTATATGACAATAAGATCTAACATGTTGCTTGAATCAGAATGGAAAGATTGTGGGAGTATAATGTGTACTTGATATATCATTATGACATCGATCACCAAGCTCTCTCCAATCAATtgtttgattaattttcagacAATTAATTTGAGCTCATCTGATATGGTAGTTTCTCTTAGAGGGTGTGATGGGTTCAAAATTCCTCAAGCAATTGTTTGGAAACTTTTACAAAGGATATACCACGAGATCGGAACAAATTTTAtcataaaaacaaaaagattAATGTTGAAATTAATAGGAAAGAAAAACACTAAGAATGCATCTAGATATGTCCATGGATAACATCACATATCATTATAATTTCAGTACTATTAACATGAAAACCTTGTTCAGATCCGCATGGTTGTCAGGCCAGCAATCTTAGATTGTGGTTTATAACTGcgtttcgtttttttttttttgttaagacAGGTGGATCATACTTGACAAGTACGGATACatctaataaaatcaaaaaaacagAATACCTCGAAATGACAGAGGCAACTACCCATCACCAGCCTACAGGATACTATCAAAATAATTGGCTACATAAGCGCCACTCAATCTGCAATCCATTAAATTTACAGAAAATATGCTTGTTTTAGAAGGCTTCTCCGTCCCATAACTACGTATTCCCGCATGATGGAATACGctgcggaaaaaaaaaaaaaaaaaaaaaaacaaaaacacacAGACAGGACACACGTAACAAAAGCCAAAACATACCCCACTACGGAGGCATCCCTCTCCCGCCACCTCCATAACAatcaccaccaccatcacctTCCCCTCTTCCCGAGGCAGCAACATtgacaaagagaaaaataaaggaaaacgcAAAGCAAAGCTGACCCTCCTCGCCTGTTGCTCTGCTCCCCTTGGCACCTTTAACTTTAttcccctttcttcttttttctcctcctctaCGGCTCTACCCTTCCTCCCTAGAAAACCCAATCCCCCGTCCCTTTTATAACTCCTTACCCACGCTCTCCAGCCCATCTCCACATCCAAACAAAGTACCACTTCCCACAACAAGACAAAGCCCCCCCTCTCGTAAGTAGTAGTGATCGTAGCAGTAGTAGTAGGATAAGAAGAAGATCACaaacaaaatggagcttctctcGCAAATGTGGTCACTCCTTGGCCTCCTTACGGTCCTCCAAAACGTTCTCCCCTCCCAACTCCTCTCGCTGCTCCATTCTCTCTGGCAGTCCCTCCAGGACTccctcactccatactcctacTTCGACGTCCCGGAATTCCTTGGCTCCTCCGCCGTCGAGCCCAACGACCTCTACCGCCAGGTCCACCTCTACCTCCACCAATCCCTCCTCCACTCCCCCACCCCTTCTTCGGCTCCATTGCCACGcctcaccctctccctcccacgCGGCGCCGGCGGCGACCCCTCCGCCGCAGCCGCCAACCCGGTGCTCTCCCTATCCCCGAACCACTCCCTCGAGGACTCCTTCGCGGGCCACCGCCTCGTCTGGACGCACCACTCCGACACCCTCCAGGACTCCCTCGAGGAGCGGCGCTCCTTCGCCCTCCGCCTCCCGAAGCGCGCCCCCGCCTCCGCCCTCCTCCGCACCTACCTCGCCCACCTCTCCGCGGCTGCCGACGCCCTCGAGCGCTCCTCCCGCCCCCGCCGCCTCCACACCAACTCCCCCCGCGGCGGCCCCCCGTCCTGGTCCTCCGTCCCCTTCCGTCACCCCGCCACCTTCGCCACCCTCGCCCTCGACCCCGCCCTCAAGTCCCGCCTCCTCGCCGACCTCTCCGCCTTCGCCGCCGGTAGGGACTTCTACCGCCGCACCGGCCGCCCCTGGAAGCGCGGCTACCTCCTCCATGGTCCACCCGGATCCGGCAAGTCCTCCCTCATCGCCGCCATGGCCAACCACCTCCGTTACGACGTATACGACCTCGAGCTCACACGCGTCTCCCACAACTCCGACCTCCGCTCCCTCCTCATCCAGACCAACAACCGCTCTCTCATCGTCATCGAAGACATCGACTGCTCGCTCGAACTGACCGGCGACCGCCGCCGGTCAACCAAGTCCACCACCGCAACCTCCGATGCCAGAAGCAGAAAGAAAAGGCAGCGGCTCCAATCCTACGAAGATTCCGACAGCATCAATGATGGCTGCGGCGATGACAGCGACGGGAGGGTGACGCTGTCGGGGCTGCTGAATTTTACGGACGGGCTGTGGTCGTGCTGCGGGGAGGAGAGGATAATAGTGTTCACGACGAATTATGCGGACGGGGTGGACCCGGCGCTGCTGCGGGCGGGGAGGATGGACGTGCACCTGAGGCTGGGAGCCTGCGGGGCCCACGCGGTGAGGGAGCTGGTGGAGAGGTTCGTCGGGGTGGCGGAGCACGAGCTGCTGGGGGTGGCGGAGAGCTGCGTCCGGGCAGGGGCGGAGATGACGCCGGCGGAGGTGGGGGAGGTGCTGCTGAGGAACCGGGAGGACCCGGAGAAGGCCGTGAGGGAGCTGGTAGCGGAGCTGCAGGCGAGGGTGCGTCACGGGGGTGGTGGTGGGAATGGagggggagaggaggaggagggatgggaggagagggaggaagggtcGCCTACGGAGAGCTGGGAGGGGTCGCCGGAGAAGGTGGGGAGGAAGGGGAGGGCCGGATGGGAGCGGAGGGTGAGGTTTCTAGGCCGGCTCAAGAGTTTGACCAAGTCGGATTCTGGGAGAAGGGGGGTGTAGAATTTACATTAGTGGTTAATTGTGACTTGATGGGGGGAGTCTCTTCTTGCTGTAAAATTTGTGTTAGCTTTTGTTGTGAGATAATTTTGTTAGAGAGCTTTTGTTTTCTATGTACAATTAAGTAGTATGATTGTTTAGCTTCCATCTTTTTTGTGGAGTACTCTACTATCATTTAGGCTCAATCTTGGCATAAGATTATCACTTCTAAATTATGTGGGCTGCGAGTTTGTTACTCTTATCCTAGGAAGCATGAAATGGTTGAAATGGTTTACACTCGAATTGTGAATCAATTCGAGTTCTTCCGCAAATATGGGATCGGTTTTGCATAGGCTTGCAGGTGTTATTttgttcatgattttttttaatgaaactgGATGATTAAGATGTATAGATGGTTTTATTATCCTCAACAAAATCTCGTTAGTTTTGAGCTCTATTTCTAAGTTCTTGATGGCTATCCAAGTCAATTATTCATACCATTCACCACATTTCAAGTATAAAGAAAAATCAACATTTAGACAAGTAATTATAGTTTCCTCATCCTAACCTTTTGAttgatatatttatatacatttTGGTTTGTCATTGCAAATTTTTTGTTTGGTGATTACGGGATGTGTTGGCATTAGGTTCCCAAAACACTCGGTTTGTTCTCGGAGCAATTTAATGTCATAAAATATGATGCAAAATGTGAATCATGAACTTGAATTCCCATCATGTAGTTCCACTACATGGGAAAAGAATAGTTGTCTTCTCGGTGGAATTGGTTTAGCAATGGAGGTAATCGATGCGTTCAGCTTTTATAATGCTAGAGCAACGGAAGGTGGACCACTTAAACCAATTGAGTGCAGAGGGAAGTTGGAGACGGTGAGAAGAATCTAACTAGACGAACTCAGTGTTGTTGCACTAGCTCTCGTCTTAGTATGCCATGAAATCAAGGTCATCGTGCAATTTTTTCTCGTtgggagaaaggaagaaaaagaggcaTGACATTGCAAACAAATTGCAGGTAGATCATAAAGTTTTCATTTAATGAAAAGAGTAATCTTGATTTTGCACATTGCACCGGTGGAGGAGAAATAGAGATTAATGTTGCTCGGATTCGCGATCCCTAAAATTTCCCCCGATAACTCAACCCGCCAATCAAACGACAACACATGTTCAGCAAAATCAATGACATCAAATCTCCAAACAATCAGTATCATCGGTTACAACTCGACACGATCTCAATACACCCAAAAAGGCATATCGTGACTAACCAACAGATAAGAAAAGTGTTTGATCACGGCGCACTTAAAAAGAAATATCCCAACTGTTCCGATCAATAGATAAGGAAGGAGCTCAACTGCTCACCTATAGATCGTGCAATCCCAATCACTCAGATTCACATTCTCTCCTCTATAAATACTAGGCACAGGGATCCCCAGATATAGAGAAAACCTGAATATCACACTCTcatacttcaatttttttttatctctcctGTTTTCTCTCAAAATTTTGCCTGGCCTAATCATCAGAAGGTTTACAATCAGATACATTCCAACGACCTCTAATCATTTTTTGTGATTGCAGAACAACTCCAGCATCGTGCTACGCTCCTCTAAGTCAACCGAGCAGATTGGTGCATCCACCTATTAAGTTGGGTTTTGAGTAGCAACAGAAATCAAAAGAGAGAAGGTAACAAGAACTCCAAAATGTGAATGAGCAAGATAGAATGGCAAATGAACAATCACATATTTCCAAACCTTCAACAAGCCCGTTATCGGCCTACTCTTTGCTAAGCCAGACCCAGCAGAGCCCTGGCCCATTTCATTAAACATCTATGACAAATGTCAGATTACTTGATTGGTCATGGTTTGTTCCTTTTATTTATGGTATCAAAGTTTCTTTATTCTTATTTCTATTCCAtcagtaattttatttttttaaaaaacaaattgGGGCCAAATAAAATGTAACAAAAAATCATGAAATTCTAGAATATCCTAAACACTTGGATGGGCCTTTTCACTCAAGAAAACTCCTAGCCTAATTGCTGAGCAACAATCAAAACCCAGGCCTAGTCTATAAGAAAGATCGGTATTTTGTGCTAGCAACTAGCCCAAACTTTGGGAACACTGGTCCAAATGGTGGATAAGGGATCCTCTCCCGTAATCCATAGCCATCCATGATTTGCATGATGGCCATGATTGAATGAGCCCCACGGGATACGGGATACATGGGGTTTGCCTCACGGGGCTGCATAAAACTTATCCAATCACCACCGTCTCATTAATAGAAAGTGCTTGTGCATGCTAAAAGTATGAGATATGAATATTTCTTCTGATGGGATGAGGAGCAACACTTAAGTGATCATAAGAATGAAATACATTaatcataataatttttttaatggaaatattttaaaaaaaatcttgtttATTATTGGTATAATGCTTCACCAAAAAAATGTTTAGCCATCGAAGGAAAGAATTTCGCATGCAATTAGTggtttaaagaaaaaaagaacataCAAAATGGATGTTCACACCATCCAACAAAGGCTCATGCAATAAATATTCATATCATCCAACAAAGGCTCACAAGAACTGTATGGTTGATTTCTATAAGTCGTTCAaagttgcagaatttttctaaaaattgataTGTTTTTGTTCTCAAAAGTTGTTCATGTTTAATAAATTACTGCAAATTTTATAGACCACACTATTTAGCTTATCTACTCCTTTTAATAATTCAAACCAAGCTTTGTCTAGGATCCAACCTTGAGTTTTAGAAGTGCAACTCAACTAATTTTTCCACATTTTTCTTAACAAATATCATGTTTTATTTACAAATTTTTGTTGCTTAAGATGAATACAAAAAATTAATGAGATATCGGAGCAAATCAAACTATCTTCTGAATTGTCAATTTGATAAATTATCATTGTTGTTTATTGGATAAATCATAATTGGGGTGACTATAGTTAAGTATGCAGAAGCATAGGATTAAAAATCCGCACGAAACTAGGGGTTGGACAAGAATATGTTAGACCAAAGTTGAGAGGTAAAATAGAAAGGAGCCTATAACTTTATTTCATCCTCGctcataaaataaaatttgtcatGGTAAGGTGACTGAGGTGAGCTAAAACAGAAATGAGTCTATAACTGTATTTCACTCTTGCTcatgaaataaaattaattggGGTATTATATTTTAGGAACTCATTACTAGCACAGGAagctgaaagaaaaaaaaaagtcggcAATAACTAGCACTTTTATCAAACGTCGACTTGATATTGCAAAAAATCATACTGCTGATTAATCAgcgatatttttatatatgttgctgaagtctttttttttgtaggtttttttatatttactgatatttTAGAAAATCCACAAATATCTTTAGCAGCACTCAAATGTCACAGAAAGGAAAGGTAATAGGGAATATAATGAATAGTGGCAGAATACCAGAAATCTCAATTGTAATGAttacttttatattttatgataCCTATATAATTTACTTTGTCAAATACGTTTCTACAATATTTTTATGTACCGgtgataattatttttaatgatCGTTGTTTCATTCAACCTATATagaatatgtttgaaataaacGCTATATTCATTAATGTATTATACAATGACACATCATAGAGCAAGAATTATGAAATAGAAAGGGTAGCTAAAACCATTCATAAaaaacaataattattttaatgatatATTTTAAGAACATCAATAGCATCCAACAAATCCAAATTTACAATATAAATTGCATTCTTAAACTAAAAGTACAAACATCCTATAAAAGTGACCAACCATAAATACTCATTACAATTCATTAGAGAATATCTACACAactctagaaaaaaaaataaatccaaaGTAATTCACCCGATGCCTAAGTAGGCACACagtaaagtaaaaataaattaagtaTTTAGACCATAATTATGCAAATtcatatacaaaaataataaaataatttataaagcaTATTATATCAATAAGTTTATTACAAAAATCGAAAACCATACAATGTCTACTCCAACAACATCTTCAATTCTTCCATATTGTCTGTCAGGCCTTATCATAGGCTCCTTATCCACTTTTGCatcttaacatatatcttcCAAAATTAAGTTTTCAGTAGATTCTTTCCCACAACTTTATTTAGGTGTTTGCTCGTAAGAGTCCTTACTATCacatcaaaataaagcatttaaTTCGAAACTCTTTATCACAAATTTGTTTCCTTCCTgtaaataaaaattcatatgtaataatataataaaaaatagctTGGCTGATCAATTTATAAAGATAAATCATGCAAAATAAGACCTGTCTACGTTAAG
It includes:
- the LOC103708667 gene encoding AAA-ATPase At4g25835-like: MELLSQMWSLLGLLTVLQNVLPSQLLSLLHSLWQSLQDSLTPYSYFDVPEFLGSSAVEPNDLYRQVHLYLHQSLLHSPTPSSAPLPRLTLSLPRGAGGDPSAAAANPVLSLSPNHSLEDSFAGHRLVWTHHSDTLQDSLEERRSFALRLPKRAPASALLRTYLAHLSAAADALERSSRPRRLHTNSPRGGPPSWSSVPFRHPATFATLALDPALKSRLLADLSAFAAGRDFYRRTGRPWKRGYLLHGPPGSGKSSLIAAMANHLRYDVYDLELTRVSHNSDLRSLLIQTNNRSLIVIEDIDCSLELTGDRRRSTKSTTATSDARSRKKRQRLQSYEDSDSINDGCGDDSDGRVTLSGLLNFTDGLWSCCGEERIIVFTTNYADGVDPALLRAGRMDVHLRLGACGAHAVRELVERFVGVAEHELLGVAESCVRAGAEMTPAEVGEVLLRNREDPEKAVRELVAELQARVRHGGGGGNGGGEEEEGWEEREEGSPTESWEGSPEKVGRKGRAGWERRVRFLGRLKSLTKSDSGRRGV